A section of the Triticum dicoccoides isolate Atlit2015 ecotype Zavitan chromosome 7A, WEW_v2.0, whole genome shotgun sequence genome encodes:
- the LOC119330924 gene encoding uncharacterized protein LOC119330924, which produces MDILEQPLEAVAFRIHSLPEPAAAWTCLAAVLAAAAAAGVWRLRSSTPSSTVITEGSSKPLVDLDTSPLLVPAETERSLGSWRSCEATSSSSLPALSPRERYTAYYHDSGCVGCCDVESDDEEAEEDRDPEDDYGVYGPAEMDPFEWEVVRPLVPLMPATAAETGRYLSPRALSGSVVRLWDQGADRSFMTAAASRRRMGRAGTVSSF; this is translated from the coding sequence ATGGACATCCTGGAGCAGCCGCTGGAGGCCGTCGCCTTCCGCATCCACTCCCTCCCCGAGCCCGCCGCGGCGTGGACCTGcctcgccgccgtcctcgccgcggCCGCCGCTGCCGGCGTCTGGCGCCTGCGCTCCTCCACGCCGTCGTCCACCGTTATAACCGAAGGATCTTCGAAGCCTTTGGTGGACCTGGATACGTCCCCGTTGTTGGTGCCAGCGGAGACGGAGAGGTCGCTCGGGAGCTGGAGATCGTGTGAGGcgacgtcgtcgtcgtcgctgccggCGCTGTCGCCGAGGGAGAGGTACACGGCGTACTACCACGACAGCGGCTGCGTCGGATGCTGCGACGTGGAGAGCGAcgacgaggaggcggaggaggatcggGATCCGGAAGATGACTACGGCGTGTACGGGCCGGCGGAGATGGATCCTTTCGAATGGGAGGTCGTGAGGCCTCTGGTGCCTCTCATGCCGGCGACGGCTGCAGAGACCGGCCGGTACCTGAGCCCGAGGGCGCTCAGCGGCAGCGTGGTGCGGCTGTGGGATCAAGGCGCCGACAGGAGCTTCATGACGGCGGCGGCCAGCCGGAGACGGATGGGCAGAGCTGGCACCGTCTCGAGCTTCTGA
- the LOC119330905 gene encoding 2Fe-2S ferredoxin-like isoform X1: protein MLSRISQLGARLLRETRAAGNLTTNSGNYYQGQVSRHSAPAKSILFSTATSSHHDEGGEDKEKISVTFVNKDGTEKTISVPVGMSMLEAAHENDIELEGACEGSLACSTCHVIVMDVKDYNKLEDPTDEENDMLDLAFGLTETSRLGCQVIAKPELDGVRLALPAATRNFAVDGFVPKPH from the exons CAGGAAACTTGACAACCAATAGTGGCAATTACTACCAAGGTCAAGTCAGCCGGCATTCAGCCCCAGCG AAGAGCATCCTCTTCTCCACCGCAACaagtagtcatcatgatgaaggcGGTGAGGACAAGGAGAA AATCTCTGTAACATTTGTGAACAAGGATGGCACTGAGAAGACGATAAGTGTTCCTGTCGGAATGTCCATGTTAGAAGCTGCTCATGAAAATGACATAGAACTTGAAG GAGCATGTGAAGGGTCGCTCGCATGTTCCACTTGTCATGTCATAGTTATG GATGTAAAGGACTATAACAAGCTAGAGGATCCAACAGATGAAGAAAATGATATGCTTGACCTTGCATTTGGGCTGACAGAAAC GTCTCGTCTTGGCTGCCAAGTAATAGCGAAGCCCGAACTCGACGGCGTCCGGCTAGCGTTACCTGCCGCTACACGAAACTTCGCGGTAGATGGGTTCGTGCCAAAGCCACACTGA
- the LOC119330905 gene encoding 2Fe-2S ferredoxin-like isoform X2, which translates to MLSRISQLGARLLRETRAGNLTTNSGNYYQGQVSRHSAPAKSILFSTATSSHHDEGGEDKEKISVTFVNKDGTEKTISVPVGMSMLEAAHENDIELEGACEGSLACSTCHVIVMDVKDYNKLEDPTDEENDMLDLAFGLTETSRLGCQVIAKPELDGVRLALPAATRNFAVDGFVPKPH; encoded by the exons GAAACTTGACAACCAATAGTGGCAATTACTACCAAGGTCAAGTCAGCCGGCATTCAGCCCCAGCG AAGAGCATCCTCTTCTCCACCGCAACaagtagtcatcatgatgaaggcGGTGAGGACAAGGAGAA AATCTCTGTAACATTTGTGAACAAGGATGGCACTGAGAAGACGATAAGTGTTCCTGTCGGAATGTCCATGTTAGAAGCTGCTCATGAAAATGACATAGAACTTGAAG GAGCATGTGAAGGGTCGCTCGCATGTTCCACTTGTCATGTCATAGTTATG GATGTAAAGGACTATAACAAGCTAGAGGATCCAACAGATGAAGAAAATGATATGCTTGACCTTGCATTTGGGCTGACAGAAAC GTCTCGTCTTGGCTGCCAAGTAATAGCGAAGCCCGAACTCGACGGCGTCCGGCTAGCGTTACCTGCCGCTACACGAAACTTCGCGGTAGATGGGTTCGTGCCAAAGCCACACTGA
- the LOC119329146 gene encoding peroxiredoxin Q, chloroplastic isoform X2: protein MAFAASTACCKPSALLAPRASSSSPPSQARLCRPSTSAAFHGLRAPASAFALAPAPRRRAASTGIVCGKVSKGSVPPNFTLKDQDGKTVSLSKFKGKPVVLYFYPADETPGCTKQACAFRDSYEKYKKAGAEVIGISGDDAASHKAFAKKYRLPFTLLSDEGNKVRKEWGVPSDLFGTLPGRQTYVLDKKGVVQYIYNNQFQPEKHIGETLKIIQNL from the exons ATGGCATTCGCCGCCTCCACGGCCTGCTGCAAGCCGTCCGCCCTGCTGGCCCCTCgcgcctcgtcgtcgtcgccgccgtcccAGGCGCGCCTCTGCAGGCCCTCCACCTCGGCCGCGTTCCACGGCCTCAGGGCGCCGGCGTCGGCGTTCGCACTCGCGCCTGCGCCGCGCCGCCGCGCGGCGTCCACGGGCATCGTCTGCGGCAAG GTGAGCAAGGGCAGCGTGCCGCCCAACTTCACGCTCAAGGACCAGGACGGCAAGACGGTGTCGCTCTCCAAGTTCAAGGGCAAGCCCGTCGTCCTCTACTTCTACCCCGCCGATGAGACGCCGGGCTGCACCAAACAG GCGTGCGCGTTCCGGGACTCGTACGAGAAGTACAAGAAGGCGGGGGCGGAGGTGATCGGGATCAGCGGGGACGACGCGGCGTCGCACAAGGCGTTCGCCAAGAAGTACCGGCTGCCCTTCACGCTGCTGAGCGACGAGGGGAACAAGGTGCGCAAGGAGTGGGGGGTGCCGTCGGACCTCTTCGGGACGCTCCCCGGGCGGCAGACCTACGTGCTGGACAAGAAGGGCGTGGTGCAGTACATCTACAACAACCAGTTCCAGCCCGAGAAGCACATCGGCGAGACCCTCAAGATCATCCAGAACCTCTGA
- the LOC119329146 gene encoding uncharacterized protein LOC119329146 isoform X1, which translates to MAFAASTACCKPSALLAPRASSSSPPSQARLCRPSTSAAFHGLRAPASAFALAPAPRRRAASTGIVCGKVSKGSVPPNFTLKDQDGKTVSLSKFKGKPVVLYFYPADETPGCTKQIIRQKTFNPLGSAGASSPLGSPFLSKRHGSTTVRAGLSSPNPTPQHHRVAMTIPSEEIMEAATPRRQQPIEEEAVANGGGRTCELPTWALIGGITVGVALALALSVDAGPAMALGPEGPLLEEFWDNMRRYGLYALTVSTGFAWALVQPIYELLRNPITAVLIIVVMAGGAVLTVQVINAMAGNSDFVYMYEQ; encoded by the exons ATGGCATTCGCCGCCTCCACGGCCTGCTGCAAGCCGTCCGCCCTGCTGGCCCCTCgcgcctcgtcgtcgtcgccgccgtcccAGGCGCGCCTCTGCAGGCCCTCCACCTCGGCCGCGTTCCACGGCCTCAGGGCGCCGGCGTCGGCGTTCGCACTCGCGCCTGCGCCGCGCCGCCGCGCGGCGTCCACGGGCATCGTCTGCGGCAAG GTGAGCAAGGGCAGCGTGCCGCCCAACTTCACGCTCAAGGACCAGGACGGCAAGACGGTGTCGCTCTCCAAGTTCAAGGGCAAGCCCGTCGTCCTCTACTTCTACCCCGCCGATGAGACGCCGGGCTGCACCAAACAG ATCATTCGCCAGAAGACATTCAATCCTCTTGGTTCTGCCGGAGCTAGCTCACCACTTGGGTCTCCCTTCCTTTCCAAACGCCATGGCTCCACCACCGTCCGAGCTGGCCTCTCCTCCCCTAACCCCACACCACAACACCACCGGGTCGCCATGACCATACCgtctgaagaaatcatggaagcagCGACGCCGAGGAGGCAGCAGCCCATCGAAGAGGAGGCCGTCGCCAACGGAGGAGGGCGGACGTGCGAGCTGCCGACGTGGGCGCTGATCGGCGGCATCACGGTGGGCGTGGCGCTGGCGCTGGCGCTGTCGGTGGACGCGGGCCCGGCGATGGCGCTGGGGCCGGAGGGGCCGCTGCTGGAGGAGTTCTGGGACAACATGCGGCGGTACGGGCTGTACGCGCTGACGGTGAGCACGGGGTTCGCGTGGGCGCTGGTGCAGCCCATCTACGAGCTGCTGCGCAACCCCATCACCGCCGTGCTCATCATCGTGGTCATGGCCGGCGGCGCCGTGCTGACGGTCCAGGTCATCAACGCCATGGCCGGCAACTCCGACTTCGTCTACATGTACGAGCAGTAG